A region of Nostoc flagelliforme CCNUN1 DNA encodes the following proteins:
- a CDS encoding transposase family protein, whose amino-acid sequence MKNPLHYIHTYPLRTKHILGIAYDQFLLLVQQAKLINQEQLAEVERKKVRVNAPGGGRKPKLTLEESVCLCLFYLRQMPTFEILGIHFDVSKTEANDTFHYWIKILRVILPSSLLEQVEAQESEMMIVQELLTEFELIVDSMEQPRERPRDNKEQKKYFSGKKKQHTFKNQVVSMPEAKEIVDVVVGVKGPTSDISLFRKQQQKFAAEQSFQGDKAYIGGTNISTPHKKPRNGKLTAEQKEENKVFSSNRVFVEHIIRVIKIFRVASERFRLHPDTYEQVILTVCGLVRLRISSLILPGLS is encoded by the coding sequence ATGAAAAATCCACTTCATTATATACATACGTATCCACTCCGAACCAAGCACATACTAGGAATTGCCTACGACCAATTTCTGTTGTTAGTACAACAAGCCAAATTAATAAATCAAGAACAACTTGCCGAAGTAGAACGTAAAAAAGTTCGTGTTAACGCACCTGGAGGGGGACGCAAACCAAAACTAACTCTTGAAGAATCAGTGTGTCTCTGTCTTTTTTACTTGAGACAAATGCCTACATTTGAAATTTTAGGAATTCACTTTGATGTTTCAAAAACAGAGGCGAATGATACTTTTCATTATTGGATAAAAATCTTGCGAGTAATTTTGCCTTCTAGCTTACTAGAACAAGTGGAAGCTCAAGAGAGTGAGATGATGATTGTACAAGAATTATTGACCGAATTTGAGTTAATTGTGGATAGCATGGAGCAGCCCAGAGAAAGGCCCAGAGACAACAAGGAACAAAAAAAATATTTTTCTGGTAAGAAGAAGCAACATACCTTTAAAAACCAAGTTGTGTCTATGCCCGAAGCCAAAGAAATTGTAGATGTGGTAGTAGGAGTTAAGGGGCCAACGAGTGATATTTCTTTGTTTCGTAAGCAGCAGCAGAAGTTTGCTGCCGAACAATCATTTCAAGGCGATAAAGCCTATATAGGTGGTACGAATATCTCTACCCCTCATAAAAAACCTCGAAATGGGAAATTAACTGCTGAACAAAAGGAAGAAAATAAAGTCTTTTCTAGCAATCGAGTTTTTGTCGAACATATAATTAGGGTTATCAAGATTTTTCGGGTAGCATCAGAGAGATTTCGTCTTCATCCAGATACATATGAACAGGTAATTTTAACTGTGTGTGGTCTAGTTAGGTTAAGAATTAGTTCTCTGATTTTACCTGGTTTATCCTAG